One Mycolicibacterium pulveris genomic region harbors:
- a CDS encoding response regulator transcription factor: protein MVDDDPDVRTSVARGLRHSGFDVRVAASGKEALRLLSAEPHDALVLDVQMPELDGVAVVTALRALGNDIPICVLSARDTVNDRIAGLEAGADDYLTKPFDLGELVARLHALLRRSSHAEQAAQPRTVGPLTIDSARRLVFVDGGRVDLTKREFDLLAVLAENAGVVLSRQRLLELVWGYDFEVDTNVADVFISYLRRKLEREGLPRVIHTVRGIGYVLRDES, encoded by the coding sequence ATGGTCGACGACGACCCGGATGTCCGGACGTCGGTGGCGCGCGGTCTGCGTCATTCCGGCTTCGACGTCCGGGTCGCGGCAAGCGGTAAAGAGGCGCTGCGGCTGTTGTCCGCCGAACCGCACGACGCGCTGGTGCTGGACGTGCAGATGCCGGAACTGGACGGCGTCGCGGTGGTGACCGCGCTGCGCGCGCTGGGCAACGACATCCCGATCTGTGTGCTGTCGGCGCGCGACACCGTCAACGACCGCATCGCCGGGTTGGAGGCCGGCGCCGACGATTACCTGACCAAACCGTTCGACCTGGGCGAGTTGGTGGCGCGTCTGCACGCCCTGCTGCGCCGGTCGAGTCACGCCGAGCAGGCGGCGCAGCCGAGGACCGTGGGCCCGTTGACGATCGACAGCGCACGCAGGCTGGTGTTCGTCGACGGCGGACGCGTCGACCTCACCAAGCGCGAGTTCGACCTGCTGGCCGTGCTGGCCGAGAACGCCGGCGTGGTGTTGAGCCGTCAGCGCCTGCTGGAGTTGGTCTGGGGCTACGACTTCGAGGTCGACACCAACGTCGCCGACGTGTTCATCTCCTATCTGCGGCGCAAGCTCGAACGCGAGGGGCTGCCGCGGGTCATCCACACCGTTCGCGGGATCGGGTACGTGCTGCGGGACGAGTCGTGA
- a CDS encoding heme-binding protein: protein MLLSARSARRAVAGAVGTGAIAGAMLFGAATVAPSALADAPPNCTAADLAGVASGVSAATSAYLFTHPDVNWFFTSLEGLPRDEVRPKVQEYLNNNPQVKAELTHIRQPLVDLKHRCGDIDGDGIADTP from the coding sequence ATGTTGCTCTCGGCCCGTTCTGCGCGACGTGCAGTAGCTGGCGCGGTCGGCACCGGCGCGATCGCCGGTGCGATGTTGTTCGGTGCTGCCACCGTGGCGCCGTCGGCTCTGGCCGACGCGCCGCCGAACTGCACCGCGGCCGATCTGGCCGGGGTGGCTTCCGGCGTCTCGGCCGCGACGTCGGCGTATCTGTTCACGCACCCCGACGTGAACTGGTTCTTCACCAGCCTCGAGGGCCTGCCGCGTGACGAGGTTCGCCCCAAGGTCCAGGAGTACCTGAACAACAACCCACAGGTGAAGGCAGAACTCACCCACATCCGCCAGCCGCTGGTCGACCTGAAGCACCGCTGCGGCGACATCGACGGTGACGGTATCGCCGACACTCCGTAA
- a CDS encoding hemophore, protein MRPTDRTLRRSLAAVFAAAAVGGAVVAGLTMPSAPSATAGADPCAASEVAKTIGSVATSIGDYLDEHPKTNQTLTTISQQQAGPASLGAVKAYFDANPKVAKELQQLQQPLASLSSRCKLPLTLPQMMGLLQQAQQSVQQPQPSLPGALPTAHHTGLPDTSAAVRSPAASSVTPGSGRLPTAPIAGLP, encoded by the coding sequence ATGAGACCGACCGACCGCACGCTGCGACGCAGCCTCGCCGCCGTGTTCGCTGCGGCCGCTGTCGGAGGCGCCGTGGTGGCCGGGTTGACGATGCCGTCGGCCCCGTCGGCGACAGCTGGCGCCGACCCGTGCGCCGCCAGCGAGGTGGCCAAGACCATCGGGTCGGTCGCCACCTCGATCGGCGACTACCTCGACGAGCACCCGAAGACCAACCAGACGTTGACCACGATCTCGCAGCAGCAGGCCGGGCCGGCGTCGCTGGGGGCGGTCAAGGCCTATTTCGACGCCAACCCGAAGGTCGCCAAGGAGCTGCAGCAGCTGCAGCAGCCGCTGGCTTCGCTGTCCAGCCGATGCAAGCTGCCGCTGACCCTGCCGCAGATGATGGGTCTGTTGCAGCAGGCGCAGCAGTCCGTGCAGCAGCCGCAGCCGAGTTTGCCCGGAGCACTGCCGACGGCGCACCATACCGGGCTGCCCGATACGTCCGCGGCGGTGCGGTCGCCGGCCGCGTCGTCGGTCACGCCGGGCTCGGGCCGGTTGCCGACGGCGCCGATCGCGGGCTTGCCGTAG
- a CDS encoding MMPL family transporter: MMRLSSTLRRYRWAVFAAWLLLLVPSIYLGMTHGGQLTGGGFEVDGSQSLRVQHELEEHFPDQGASPLALVAAPRADASYEDMNLAVAELERVAAEVPSVTIAPTPQQPPPRPDRPYVLTLQLDFENTGAVDVAKQLRQKVGIDGEEPGETADGKVRLYVIGQGALGAAASQATKHDIAQAERWNLPIVLIVLLAVFGSLAAAAMPLLLGICTVVVTMGLVYLLSMFTTMSVFVTSTVSMFGIAVAIDYSLFILMRFREELRAGRDPDQAADAAMATSGLAVVLSGLTVIASVTGIYLIATPVLVSMATGAILAVAVAVLTSTTLTPAVLATFGRAAAKRSSYLHWSRRPETTQSRFWTRWTGAVMRRPWLSALAASALLLILAFPAFSMLLGNSMQRQFEPTHEIRGGVNAAAEALGPGALGPVRVLVSFPDGNAASAPSKEPLLDSIRQRMAQGPNVVSVSPPVFGEDYRHALLSAVLSVDPEDMAARDAVDWMRAELPQTPGLDGARIDVGGPTALIKDFDDRVSATQPLVLVFVALIAFVMLLVAIRSPVLAIKGVLMTVLSVAAAYGSLVAVFQWGWLEVLGFAPISSLDSTIPPLVLAIAFGLSMDYEIFLLTRIRERYLQTHNTRDAVAYGVSTSARTITSAALIMIAVFIGFAFAGMPLVAQLGVACAVAIAVDATVVRLVLVPALMAMFDEWNWWLPRWLDRILPSVDFEKPLPQVETPDLVIIPDDISSLGPSGSDLRMVVKSAARLKTLAPQAVTVADPLALSGCEPVTTKLRVAERLNGGGHRNGAGTKSGTTTLPTATLPVHPVTVWRGRLAVALDALEAASEYDGAALKRRRPVETTNVQLPTGDRLQIPTAAETLRLKGYLIMCRNNARDFAEFAELADALEIRTAARVLAEMDQYYAGDQENEQWVATQLVRRLADPRPSDEHDTEASSPEAEADWARVRQRCLSVAVAMLEEAR; the protein is encoded by the coding sequence ATGATGCGCTTGAGCAGCACCCTGCGCAGATATCGCTGGGCGGTGTTCGCGGCATGGCTGCTCCTGCTGGTGCCCTCCATCTATCTCGGGATGACCCACGGCGGCCAGCTGACCGGCGGCGGGTTCGAGGTCGACGGCTCCCAGTCGCTGCGCGTGCAGCATGAGCTCGAAGAGCATTTCCCCGACCAGGGCGCCTCACCGTTGGCGCTGGTCGCGGCCCCGCGGGCCGATGCGTCCTACGAGGACATGAACCTGGCGGTCGCCGAGCTGGAGCGGGTGGCCGCCGAGGTACCCAGCGTGACGATCGCGCCCACGCCCCAACAGCCGCCACCGCGACCCGACCGGCCCTACGTCCTCACGTTGCAGCTCGACTTCGAGAACACCGGTGCCGTTGACGTCGCCAAACAGCTTCGCCAGAAGGTCGGCATCGACGGCGAAGAGCCGGGCGAGACGGCCGACGGCAAGGTCAGGCTGTACGTCATCGGCCAAGGCGCACTGGGTGCGGCCGCGTCACAGGCGACCAAACACGACATCGCTCAGGCCGAGCGATGGAACCTTCCGATCGTCCTGATCGTGTTGCTCGCGGTGTTCGGCTCGCTGGCCGCGGCCGCGATGCCGCTGCTGCTGGGCATCTGCACGGTGGTGGTGACGATGGGCCTGGTCTATCTGCTGTCGATGTTCACCACGATGTCGGTGTTCGTCACGTCGACGGTGTCGATGTTCGGCATCGCCGTGGCCATCGACTACTCGCTGTTCATCCTCATGCGGTTCCGGGAGGAACTACGCGCCGGCCGGGATCCCGACCAGGCCGCCGACGCCGCGATGGCCACCTCCGGGCTGGCCGTGGTGCTGTCGGGTTTGACGGTGATCGCGTCGGTGACGGGCATCTACCTGATCGCCACCCCCGTGCTGGTCTCGATGGCCACCGGGGCGATCCTCGCGGTCGCGGTGGCCGTGCTGACCTCGACGACGCTGACTCCTGCGGTGCTGGCGACGTTCGGGCGGGCGGCGGCCAAGCGTTCGTCGTACCTGCACTGGTCCCGCAGACCCGAGACCACCCAGTCGCGGTTCTGGACCCGCTGGACCGGCGCGGTGATGCGTCGTCCATGGCTGTCGGCGCTGGCGGCCTCGGCGCTGCTGCTTATTCTGGCGTTCCCTGCATTCTCAATGTTGCTGGGCAACAGCATGCAGCGGCAGTTCGAGCCGACGCACGAGATCCGCGGCGGCGTCAACGCGGCGGCGGAGGCGTTGGGGCCCGGTGCGCTGGGCCCGGTGCGGGTGCTGGTGAGCTTCCCGGACGGCAACGCGGCTTCGGCGCCGTCCAAGGAGCCGCTCCTCGACTCGATCCGGCAGCGGATGGCGCAGGGCCCCAACGTCGTATCGGTGTCTCCACCGGTGTTCGGTGAGGACTACCGGCACGCGCTGCTCTCGGCGGTGCTTTCCGTCGACCCCGAGGACATGGCGGCCCGCGACGCCGTCGACTGGATGCGTGCGGAGCTGCCGCAGACGCCGGGACTCGACGGCGCCCGCATCGACGTCGGCGGGCCCACGGCGCTGATCAAGGACTTCGACGACCGGGTGTCGGCGACCCAGCCGCTGGTGCTCGTGTTCGTGGCGCTGATCGCGTTCGTGATGTTGCTGGTGGCGATCCGCTCCCCCGTGCTGGCCATCAAGGGCGTGCTGATGACGGTGCTGTCGGTGGCGGCGGCCTACGGCAGCCTCGTCGCGGTGTTCCAGTGGGGGTGGCTGGAGGTGCTCGGCTTCGCGCCGATCTCGTCGCTGGACAGCACCATTCCGCCGCTGGTGCTGGCGATCGCCTTCGGCCTCTCGATGGACTACGAGATCTTCCTGCTGACCCGCATCCGCGAGCGCTACCTGCAGACCCACAACACCCGCGACGCCGTCGCATACGGCGTCAGCACCAGCGCCCGAACCATCACCAGCGCCGCGCTGATCATGATCGCGGTGTTCATCGGTTTCGCGTTCGCGGGCATGCCGCTGGTGGCGCAGCTCGGCGTGGCCTGCGCGGTGGCGATCGCCGTCGACGCGACCGTGGTGCGGCTGGTTCTGGTTCCCGCGCTGATGGCGATGTTCGACGAGTGGAACTGGTGGCTGCCCCGCTGGCTGGACCGGATCCTGCCGTCCGTGGACTTCGAGAAGCCGCTGCCGCAGGTCGAGACGCCCGATCTCGTCATCATCCCCGACGACATCTCCTCGCTCGGCCCATCCGGATCGGACCTGCGCATGGTGGTCAAGTCCGCGGCCCGGCTCAAAACCCTTGCACCCCAGGCGGTTACCGTCGCCGACCCGCTGGCGCTCAGCGGCTGCGAGCCGGTCACCACCAAACTGCGCGTCGCGGAACGGCTCAACGGTGGCGGTCATCGAAACGGCGCGGGCACCAAGTCCGGAACCACGACGCTGCCCACCGCGACGTTGCCGGTTCATCCGGTGACGGTGTGGCGGGGCCGGCTCGCGGTCGCGCTCGACGCGCTGGAAGCGGCATCGGAGTATGACGGCGCTGCGCTCAAACGACGCCGACCCGTGGAGACCACCAACGTTCAGCTGCCCACCGGTGATCGACTCCAGATACCTACCGCGGCCGAGACATTGCGGTTGAAGGGCTACCTGATCATGTGCCGGAACAACGCGCGTGACTTCGCGGAGTTCG